Part of the Nostoc sp. ATCC 53789 genome, ATGAATGGTCTAAAGAATATCTTGATGATAAATGGATGCAGTCTCAAGTACAACAATGGATAAGTGACGGGTTTGAACGCAAAACTGATAATATTGGTGGAAAGCTTGATTCAGATTTAATTAAGATTGTTCGTCACATTGCTCAAAATCAATCTGTACCTATATACCATCCATTTGAGGAAAGAGAACTGTATGACTTAGATAAAATTGCTTATAAAGTAATTGATTTCCCACCTCGTATAAAACATGAATATTTAGATAAAGAGTTTTCCAAATCCGAGACATTGTGGAAAGTTTTTTACAGAAGCTTGATTAGATTTGAAACAGTAGTTGACGCAGCGATTATAAACATTATTTATCAGCCTACACCTCAATCTACTTTAACTCTCATTAATCCATTAAAAACAGAAGATAGAGAATTAAGCGAAGCAGAAAAAGTTAAAGTTAAAGAAAGAGATGGTTATGCTTGCCTATGTTGTGGAGTCAATACCAAAAGTAAATTACAAATAGATCATATTAAACCATTTTCTATGGGTGGTGAAACTTCTCTAGAAAACTCACAAACCTTGTGTGTTATGTGCAATAGATGTAAAGGCAAGAATGAAATTGATTTTCGGTGTAATACAACAAAATTGAGTATTCCTAAAAATCTGGACTTATCATTTAGAACAGAAAGTCAAAATGCTATAAGGACTCTAACAAGAATAGTTAATTTATTTTACCATTGCAAAGCAGTTTATAAAGTTGATTGGGAGGCACGCACTTACGGGTACAACATATATTTATACCCTGGTAACAATCCTGAATGGTTACTTAAGCATAAAATGGAACTTCTCAAGTACATTCAACAAAGGCTTGGTCGTAATGCTTACAATGTTCAGGTTACTACAGCAAGATAAAAGCTAAATTCAGATTTAGCATTGATTCAATAACTTCCTATAAACTATTAAAAATCGGGACTGAGATTTATTTCTCAGTCCCGATAAAAAAGCGGGCTAACCGCTATTGATATGGTTAACCCGTGCAGCTTTGGGAACGCGCAGAGAAATTGTTATTGCAATACCAACTTCACATTGGCGTTTTGCAGACCGCGCTGTTTTACTTCAGCCAAAGTTTTGTTAACGGCATACTTTTGGTTGATTGAGTTGATCAACTCGGTTTGGTTGTGCTTCTTAGCAACGCCCCACAGGTCAGCGATTAGGTCAAAAGAACCATCGCTGTTGCGAGACCAGCCGAGGTCATATTCGCCATCTAACATAGCAACGATGTCAGAACGGACGCGCTGACCGTTATAACCACGGACATCAGCTTCAGTCTTTACGCTGATACCGAGGTCGCGCAAAGAAGCTTTGAGGATTTCGGCATCGGTGATCTTGGTACGCAGGGTGCTAAAGTGAGACATTTGGGTTTCCTCCAATGAGAAGATTGAGAAAAACGACAACGGTTTGTTTCGGGCG contains:
- a CDS encoding DUF1257 domain-containing protein, which codes for MSHFSTLRTKITDAEILKASLRDLGISVKTEADVRGYNGQRVRSDIVAMLDGEYDLGWSRNSDGSFDLIADLWGVAKKHNQTELINSINQKYAVNKTLAEVKQRGLQNANVKLVLQ